The following proteins are co-located in the Anas platyrhynchos isolate ZD024472 breed Pekin duck chromosome 1, IASCAAS_PekinDuck_T2T, whole genome shotgun sequence genome:
- the LOC113841504 gene encoding uncharacterized protein, which yields MEARSAPILCNGRLMCPTLMHLQDDEIVKVWDAVSHFIRRQFALNKGVTVPGLGTFFAVKQDRPMAGVKLLDAKKPVFQVSEHFANVHGLPYKKETFPGIPPFVFLNYAWLSLDIGIPRDTVQRCIQETLLFLSYTLAKKQAVDFIFKDIGRLVFRQNRVQMHFSSDFVHNLNSNGQLLKCRLTSLSTTELATSERKSMVSHPASRGVIIFPRIGLYIPRGRAAGEGSLQAPKGSALEKKGDASVEGESTRRGMPPIKSQLLTPQSLSLSRLSKMKGEAKLSQAAVEKEPSRRLLTTREESSSRMAEEGKGKLCAVAWPQTQAPACEGQRRGGQQKTQKEMQGLQTESTSSMALVEWKKSLQMVPVDMKQQHVLIPHPPEKKAEAAPLSKPSASCLSVRTERVRKQLERRGEVLQKDKTKSRAVDIPGNSAEDLLICVGEKIPVLPMPKMTRASGKPARTPRSWEQLRAQ from the exons ATGGAGGCCAGGAGTGCTCCCATCCTGTGCAACGGCCGCCTCATGTGTCCAACACTCATGCACCTCCAGGACGATG AGATTGTGAAAGTTTGGGATGCAGTATCCCACTTCATCCGCAGGCAGTTTGCGCTGAACAAG ggTGTCACAGTACCTGGGCTGGGCACCTTCTTTGCTGTTAAACAGGACCGGCCCATGGCAGGCGTTAAACTCCTTGACGCAAAGAAGCCCGTCTTCCAGGTTTCGGAGCACTTTGCCAATGTTCATGGGCTCCCTTACaagaaagaaacttttcctG GAATACCtccatttgttttcctgaattaTGCCTGGTTGTCCTTGGACATCGGCATTCCTCGGGACACCGTGCAGCGCTGCATTCAGGAGAccctgctctttctctcctaCACCCTTGCAAAGAAGCAGGCTGTGGATTTCATCTTCAAGGACATCGGCCGTCTGGTCTTCCGCCAGAACAGAGTCCAAATGCACTTTTCCTCCGACTTTGTTCACAACCTGAATAGCAACGGCCAGCTGTTGAAATGCCGCCTCACT AGTTTAAGCACAACGGAGTTGGCCACATCGGAGAGAAAAAGCATGGTCTCACATCCAGCTTCTCGAGGTGTCATCATCTTTCCCAG GATTGGGCTCTACATACCTCGGGGAAGAGCTGCAGGGGAAGGGTCTCTCCAAGCACCCAAGGGttctgctttggagaagaaGGGAGACGCAAGTGTGGAGGGAGAGTCTACCAGAAGAG GGATGCCTCCTATTAAGAGCCAGCTGCTCACACCCCAGAGTCTCTCTCTATCCAGACTCTCCAAGATGAAAGGGGAGGCAAAGCTGAGCCAGGCTGCAGTGGAAAAAGAGCCTTCTCGCAG GCTGCTGACAACCCGTGAGGAAAGCTCCTCAAGAATGGCAGAAGAGGGGAAGGGCAAGCTCTGTGCTGTGGCCTGGCCCCAAACTCAAGCCCCTGCCTGTGAGGGTCAACGGAGAGGAGGACAG CAGAAGACGCAGAAGGAAATGCAGGGGCTGCAGACAGAGAGCACATCCTCCATGGCACTTGTGGAATGGAAAAAGTCTCTGCAGATGGTGCCAGTGGACATGAAACAGCAGCATGTCCTAATCCCTCACCCGCCGGAGAAGAAGGCTGAGGCAGCTCCTCTGAGCAAACCGAGTGCCAG CTGCCTTTCAGTGCGGACTGAGCGCGTGAGGAAACAgctggagaggagaggggaggtcCTGCAGAAAGACAAGACCAAGAGCAGAGCTGTCGACATCCCTGGAAATTCTGCAGAGGATCTTCTGATTTG CGTTGGTGAGAAAATCCCTGTGCTTCCAATGCCAAAGATGACACGAGCATCAGGGAAACCAGCGAGGACCCCTcgcagctgggagcagctgcgAGCCCAATAA